From Rhodopseudomonas palustris:
CCGCCGCCCATCGCCAGCTTCTTGCGCGCATCGGAGAGTTCGCGCTCGAGCTTCTTGCGCTCGTCCATCAATGCGGCGATCCGCGCCGGCATGTCGTCGACCGTGGTGCGCAGTTCGGCCGCGGCCTGCTTGGCGGTATTGATCGCCGCATTGGCGCTCTGCCGCGCGTAGCGCCCGGTCAGCGCCTCGATCCGGCGGACGCCGGAGGCGACCGCGCTCTCGCCGGTCACCGAGATCAGGCCGATGTCGCCGGTGCGCCGCACATGGGTGCCGCCGCACAATTCGACCGACCAGCCGAGCGCGTTGGAGCCGTGGTCGCGGGCGCTCTTGCCCATCGACACGACGCGGACCTCGTCGCCGTATTTCTCGCCGAACAGCGCACGCGCCCCGGCCTCGCGGGCGTCGTCGACCGCCATCAGCCGCGTGGTGACTTCGTCGTTTTCGAGCACGATATCGTTGGCGATGTCCTCGACGCGGCGCAGTTCGTCCGCACTGATCGGCTTCTGATGCACGAAGTCGAAGCGCAGCCGATCCGGCGCCACCAGCGAGCCCTTCTGCGCGATGTGATCGCCCAGCACCTGGCGCAGCGCCTCGTGCAGCAGATGCGTCGCCGAGTGATTGGCGCGGATCGACGAGCGGCGGGCGTGATCGACGTCGAGCGTGAGCGCGATGTCGCGCTGGATCGTGCCCTGCTCGACCGTGCCGAGATGCACGAACAGATCGCCGGCTTTCTTCAGCGTCTCGGTGACGCGGAAGCGCACGCCCTCGGCGGTCAGCACGCCGGTATCGCCGACCTGGCCGCCGGACTCGGCATAGAACGGCGTCTGGTTCACCACGATCGCGCCAGTGTCGCCGGCCTTCAGCGCATCGACTTCGGCGCCGTCCTTGACCAGGGCCGTGACCACCCCCTCGGCGGTCTCGGTGTCGTAGCCCAGAAACTCGGTCGCGCCGAGCTTCTCGCGCAGGCCGAACCACACGGTCTCGGTCGCGGCCTCGCCGCTACCCGCCCACGATGCCCGCGCCTTGGCGCGCTGCCGGTCCATCGCGTCGGTGAACGAGGCGATGTCGACGCTGATACCGCGGTTGCGCAGCGCGTCCTGCGTCAGATCCAGCGGGAAGCCGTAGGTGTCGTACAGCGTGAAGGCGGTGTCGCCGTCGAACATATCGCCCTTCTTCAGCGACGCGCTCTTCTCGTCGAGGATTGTGAGGCCGCGATCGAGCGTCTTGCGGAAGCGGGTCTCTTCGAGGCGCATCGTTTCCTCGATCATCGCCTCGGCGCGCACCAGCTCCGGATAGGCCTGGCCCATTTCGCGCACCAGCGCCCACACCAGCCGCCACATCAGCGGTTCGCTGGCGCCGAGCAACTGGGCGTGGCGCATCGCGCGGCGCATGATCCGGCGCAGCACGTAGCCGCGGCCTTCGTTGGAGGGCAGCACGCCGTCGGCGATCAGGAACGACGACGAGCGCAGATGATCGGCGATGACGCGGAACGACGCGGCATCCTGCTCGGTCGGCCCACGGCCCAGCGCCGAGGACGTCGCGTCGATCAGGCTGCGGAACAGGTCGGTGTCGAACACGCTGTCGACACCCTGCAGGATGCAGGCCATCCGCTCCAGGCCCATGCCGGTGTCGATCGACGGGCGCGGCAACGGCAGGCGCTCGTCCTTCGTCACCTGCTCGTACTGCATGAAGACGAGATTCCAGAATTCGAGGAAGCGGTCGCCGTCCTCCTCCGGCGAGCCGGGCGGGCCGCCGAAAATGTGTTCGCCGCGGTCGATGAAGATCTCCGAACACGGGCCGCACGGGCCGGTGTCGCCCATCGCCCAGAAATTATCCGAGGTCGGAATCCGGATGATGCGGTCGTCGGAGAAGCCGGCGATCTTCTTCCAGTACGAGGCCGCCTCGTCGTCTGTGTGATAGACGGTGACGAGCAGCTTGTCCTTCTTGAGGCCGTATTCCTTGGTGATCAAATTCCAGGCGAGCTCGATCGCGCGTTCCTTGAAGTAATCGCCGAACGAGAAATTGCCGAGCATTTCGAAGAAGGTCAGATGCCGCGCGGTGTAGCCGACATTGTCGAGGTCGTTGTGCTTGCCGCCGGCGCGCACGCATTTCTGCGAGGTGGTGGCGCGCTGATACGGCCGCTTCTCCAGCCCGGTGAAGACGTTCTTGAACTGCACCATGCCCGCATTGGTGAACATCAATGTCGGGTCGTTGCGCGGCACCAGCGGCGACGACGAAACGATGTCGTGACCGTTCTTCGCAAAGTAGTTCAGAAACGCAGACCTGATATCGTTAACGCCGCTCATGTTCGTCCAATCGTCCGGGATGCCCGCGAAATGCCGGCTGGGTCCACCGCTGTCCGGGTGCCCAGCCTTTTAGACGCGAGGCCGCGCGCTGTCCAGAAAGTGGGCATGGATTCAGTTGTTTGCCACCTGCCCGGGGGGTTTGCGGGCGGCCGCGAAGACCCGTTGATAGCTCGCTGCACTGCGTTGACAGCCTTGCTGAAGCCGTGTTTGTGTCCTACTTGTTGAGACTAAGTCGCGTCGGGAGAGATCGGCCCAATTCTTCAGTGAAGGGGGCCGGCGCCGAAGGAGCAACCGCCCCGGAAACTCTCAGGCAAACGGACCGCGCGACAGGATGACATCTGGAAAGAGACCCGGTCGGGCGCAAGCCCGCTGCGGGTCCGCCGACGGGATAATGCTCTCAGGCACAGCGACAGATGGGGCTCGAATGGTGACGAGAAATAGGTCTCGGGAACCGTGGGAGCCTGGAAATGCTGGCCCGTGACGATTCTGCTGCTCTGAAACGAACCCCGCTCCACGCGCTGCATCTGGCGCGCGGTGGAAAGATGGTGCCGTTCGCGGGCTACGACATGCCTGTGCAATACGCGCCTGGCGTGCTGAAGGAACATCTCCACACCCGCGCCGGCGCCGGCCTGTTCGACGTGTCGCATATGGGCCAGATCGAGTTGCGCGCCAAATCCGGCAAGCTCGACGACGCCGCCCGTGCGCTGGAAGCGCTGGTTCCCCAGGACATCGCCGCGCTCGCTCAGGGCCGCCAGCGCTACGCGCAGTTCACCAACGAATCCGGCGGCATCCTCGACGACCTGATGGTCACCAATCTCGGCGACCGGCTGTTCCTGGTGGTCAACGCCGCCTGCAAGGCCGAGGACGAGGCGCATCTGCGGGCGCATCTGTCGGAGACGTGCGAGATCACCACGCTGCCCGCGCGCGCGCTGCTGGCGCTGCAGGGGCCGAAGGCCGAAGCCGCACTGGCGAAATTCTGTGCAGACGTCACCCGGCTGAAATTCATGGACGTCGCCGAACTCGGCCTGAACGGCCTGCCCTGCATCGTCTCGCGCTCCGGCTACACCGGCGAGGACGGCTTCGAGATTTCGGTGCCGGCCGACGGCGCCGAAGCCTTCGCGCAGGCGCTGCTGGGCAATCCCGACGTCCTGCCGATCGGGCTCGGCGCCCGCGACAGCCTGCGGCTCGAAGCCGGGCTTTGCCTTTACGGCCACGACATCGACACCACGACCACGCCGGTCGAGGGCGGGCTGAGCTGGTCGATCCAGAAAAGCCGCCGGTCCGGCGGCGCGCGGCCGGGCGGCTTTCTCGGCTCGGACGCAATCCTGGCGCAGCTCGATGGCGGCACGGTCCACACCCGCGTCGGCCTGCGGCCGGAAGGCCGCGCCCCGGTGCGCGAAGGCGCAGCGCTGTATGACAGCGCCGACGCGACCGAGGCGATCGGGAAAGTCACCTCGGGCGGCTTCGGCCCCAGCCTGAACGCGCCGGTGGCGATGGGCTATCTGCCGACCGCCCAAGCCGCGCGCGACACCCTTGTGTTTGCCGAAGTGCGCGGCCAGCGATTGCCGCTGCGCGTCGCTTCGATGCCTTTCGTTCCGAACACCTACAAGCGCTGAGGAATCCGCATGACCACGCTCTACACCTCCGATCACGAATGGCTGAAGATCGAGGGCGACGTCGCCACCATCGGCATCACCGACTACGCGCAGGAACAGCTCGGCGACGTGGTGTTCGTCGAGCTGCCGAAGGTCGGCCGCAGCGTCAAGAAGGCCGAGGCCGCAGCCGTGGTCGAATCGGTCAAGGCCGCCTCCGACGTCTACGCGCCGATCACCGGCGAGGTCCTCGAAGTCAACGAGACGCTCGGCACCGAGCCCGGGCTGGTGAATTCCGACGCCGGCGGAGCGGCGTGGTTCTTCAAGCTGAAGATCGCCGACAAAAGCGAACTCGACGGCCTGATGGACGAAGCCGCCTACAAGGCCCACACGGCCTGATACCAAGCCGTCATGCCCGGGCTTGTCCCGCCTGCGGGGCCGAAGCCCCTTCGGCGCGGCGAAGGCCCGGGCATCCACGCCCTTGGCGTATCGATGGCTGCAAGACGTGGATGGCCGGGACGAGCCCGGCCATGACGGAAGAACGATAAATGTGAGTAGTTGAGCGACCTCTGAAAGCGCGGCGCGCGTTTCAGTCAGTCTTGAAGGACCAGGAGCATCGCATGCCGAATCGCCGCCCGATCGACGCTGCAAACGACTTCGTGCGACGCCATATCGGCCCGTCGCCGCAGGACATCGCGACGATGCTGACGACGGTCGGCGCCGGCAGCCTCGACCAGCTGATGGCCGAGACGCTGCCTTATGCGATCCGCATCAAGGAGCCGCTGTCGCTCGGCGCGCCGCTGTCGGAGACCGACGCGCTGGCGCATATGACCGAGCTGGCGGCGAAGAACCAAGTGTTCACCTCGCTGATCGGGCAAGGTTACTCCGGCACGATCCTGCCGACCGTGATCCAGCGCAACATTCTGGAAAATCCCGCCTGGTACACGGCCTACACGCCGTATCAGCCGGAGATCAGCCAGGGTCGGCTGGAGGCGCTGTTCAACTTCCAGACCATGATCTGCGACCTCACCGGGCTCGACGTCGCCAACGCCTCGCTGCTGGATGAAGCGACCGCGGCGGCGGAGGCGATGGCGCTGGTGGAGCGCGCCGCTGCCAAGAAGACCAAGGCGTTCTTCGTCGATCGCGACACACATCCGCAGACGCTGGCGGTGCTGCGCACCCGCGCCGAGCCGCTCGGCTGGTCGATCATCGTCGGCGATCCGGAGACCGAGCTCGAAGCCGCCGACGTGTTCGGCGCGCTGCTGCAATATCCCGGCTCGTCGGGCGCCTTGCGCGACCCGCGCGCCGCGATCGCGACGCTGCACGCCAAGGGCGCGCTGGCGGTGGTCGCCGCCGATCTGCTGGCGCTGACGCTGATCGCCTCGCCGGGCGAACTCGGCGCCGACATCGCGATCGGCTCGGCGCAGCGCTTCGGCGTGCCGATGGGCTATGGCGGCCCGCATGCCGGCTACATGGCGGCGCGCGACAGCCTCAAGCGCAGCCTGCCCGGCCGCATCGTCGGCCTGTCGATCGACAGCCACGGCCAGCCGGCGTATCGGCTGGCGCTGCAGACCCGCGAACAGCACATCCGCCGCGAGAAGGCGACCTCGAACATCTGCACCGCGCAGGTGCTGCTGGCGGTGATAGCCTCGATGTATGCGGTGTATCACGGCCCCGACGGGCTCAAGGCGATCGCGCGCCGGGTGCACCGTCGCACCGCGACGCTGGCGGCCGGGCTGAAGCGGCTCGGCTTCGCGCCGGTCAACGAGACTTACTTCGATACGCTGACGATCGAGGTTGGCGACAAGCGCAACGCCATCGTCGCGCGCGCCGAGGCCGACAAGATCAACCTGCGCATCGGCGCGAATTCGCTCGGCATCGCGCTCGACGAAACCACCACGCAAGCGACCGTCGAGGCTCTGTGGCGCGCGTTCGGCGGATCGCTCGACTATGCGAGCGTCGAGCGCGACGCGGCCGACACGCTGCCCGCAGCGCTGACGCGCAGCGGCGACTACCTGACGCAGGCGGTGTTCAAGGACTATCGCTCCGAGACCGAACTGCTGCGCTACATGCGCAAGCTCAGCGACCGCGATCTGGCACTCGACCGCGCGATGATTCCGCTCGGCTCCTGCACCATGAAGCTCAATGCCACCACCGAGATGATGCCGCTGACCTGGCCGGCCTTCGGCAGCCTGCATCCGTTCGTGCCGCGCGCGCAGGCGGAAGGCTATCACGAGATGTTCGCGCGGCTGGAAGCCTGGCTCGCCGAGATCACCGGCTATGATGCGGTGTCGCTGCAGCCGAACTCCGGCGCGCAGGGAGAATATGCCGGCCTGCTGGCGATCCGCGGCTATCACCAGGCGCGGGGCGAGCCGCATCGCAAGATCTGCCTGATCCCCTCCTCCGCGCACGGCACCAATCCGGCCTCCGCGGCGATGACCGGAATGGACGTCGTCGTCGTCGCCTGCAACAGCCATGGCGACGTCGACGTCGACGATCTGCGCGCCAAGGCGGAGAAGCATTCGGCCGAGCTCGCCGCGGTGATGATCACCTACCCGTCGACCCACGGCGTGTTCGAGGAGCATATCCGCGACATCTGCGACATCGTCCACGCCCATGGCGGGCAGGTCTATCTCGACGGCGCCAATCTCAACGCGCAGGTCGGCCTCGCCCGCCCCGGCGACTACGGCGCCGATGTCAGCCACCTCAATCTGCACAAGACTTTCTGCATTCCGCACGGCGGCGGCGGCCCGGGCATGGGGCCGATCGGCGTCAAGGCGCATCTGGCGCCGTTCCTGCCGGGGCACCCGGCCGAGGGCGAGCCGTTGAACGGCGTGCTGCACGGCGGCGGCACGGTGTCGGCCGCGCCCTACGGCTCGGCGTCGATCCTGACGATCTCCTACATCTACATCCTGATGATGGGCGGCGAAGGTCTCAAGCGCGCCACCGAAATCGCGATCCTCAACGCCAACTACATCGCCGCAAAGCTGCAGCCGCATTTCCCGGTGCTGTATCGCAATTTGCGCGGCCGCGTCGCACATGAATGCATCGTCGATCCGCGGGCGCTGAAGACCACCACCGGGGTGACGGTGGACGACATCGCCAAGCGGCTGATCGACTACGGCTTCCATGCACCGACAATGAGCTTCCCGGTGCCGGGCACGCTGATGATCGAGCCGACCGAATCCGAATCCAAGGCGGAGATCGACCGGTTCTGCGAGGCGATGATCGCGATCCGGCACGAGATCGCGCAGATCGAGGACGGCCGCTTCAAGGTCGAGGCGTCGCCGTTGCGGTTTGCGCCGCATACCGTGCACGACGTCACCAGCGCCGAATGGACCCGGCCCTATCCGCGCACCGAGGGCTGCTTCCCGGCCCCGAACTCGCGCACCGACAAATACTGGTGCCCGGTCGGCCGCGTCGACAACGTCTATGGCGACCGCAACCTGGTGTGCGCGTGCCCGCCGATCGAGGACTACGCGCTGGCCGCGGACTACGCGCGCGCGGCGGAGTAAGCGCGGACGGCGAAATCAGCACGGGCGGAAGAGTCCTCACCGCGCGATGCCACGCAACAGGGTGTCATCACCCGCGACAGCGGGTGATCCAGTATCGCAAAGCGTCTGGGCAACGCACGACAGCTCAACACGCGCTCTGGAATACCGGGTCGCCGCCTTCGCGGGCGATGACGGCTGAGAGCGGCGCGGGTCATCACTTCAACAAGACACGTCATTGCCGGGCTCGATCCGGCAATCCATCCTCATCGCAAGATGCCTTGCTTTCAGCGCGCTGCGCACGCGATGGATGCGCGGGTCAAGCCCGCGCATGACGGCTGAGTTTGCTGCTCAGCGCCGCCTCATCGAGACGCAAACAAGACATCTCAAAAAAGGTGCGGCGAGCGCTACGGGGGCCCCGGCAACAGGGGTCCGCGGCGCCCGCCGGCT
This genomic window contains:
- the alaS gene encoding alanine--tRNA ligase; this translates as MSGVNDIRSAFLNYFAKNGHDIVSSSPLVPRNDPTLMFTNAGMVQFKNVFTGLEKRPYQRATTSQKCVRAGGKHNDLDNVGYTARHLTFFEMLGNFSFGDYFKERAIELAWNLITKEYGLKKDKLLVTVYHTDDEAASYWKKIAGFSDDRIIRIPTSDNFWAMGDTGPCGPCSEIFIDRGEHIFGGPPGSPEEDGDRFLEFWNLVFMQYEQVTKDERLPLPRPSIDTGMGLERMACILQGVDSVFDTDLFRSLIDATSSALGRGPTEQDAASFRVIADHLRSSSFLIADGVLPSNEGRGYVLRRIMRRAMRHAQLLGASEPLMWRLVWALVREMGQAYPELVRAEAMIEETMRLEETRFRKTLDRGLTILDEKSASLKKGDMFDGDTAFTLYDTYGFPLDLTQDALRNRGISVDIASFTDAMDRQRAKARASWAGSGEAATETVWFGLREKLGATEFLGYDTETAEGVVTALVKDGAEVDALKAGDTGAIVVNQTPFYAESGGQVGDTGVLTAEGVRFRVTETLKKAGDLFVHLGTVEQGTIQRDIALTLDVDHARRSSIRANHSATHLLHEALRQVLGDHIAQKGSLVAPDRLRFDFVHQKPISADELRRVEDIANDIVLENDEVTTRLMAVDDAREAGARALFGEKYGDEVRVVSMGKSARDHGSNALGWSVELCGGTHVRRTGDIGLISVTGESAVASGVRRIEALTGRYARQSANAAINTAKQAAAELRTTVDDMPARIAALMDERKKLERELSDARKKLAMGGGGAAGAADGGADVRDVGGIKLMARAVEGIEIKDLKSLVDQGKKQLGSGVIALVARSEDGKGSIVVGVTPDLVARFSAVDLVRTASAVLGGKGGGGKPDMAQAGGPDGSKAQAALDAIAAAIGG
- the gcvT gene encoding glycine cleavage system aminomethyltransferase GcvT; amino-acid sequence: MLARDDSAALKRTPLHALHLARGGKMVPFAGYDMPVQYAPGVLKEHLHTRAGAGLFDVSHMGQIELRAKSGKLDDAARALEALVPQDIAALAQGRQRYAQFTNESGGILDDLMVTNLGDRLFLVVNAACKAEDEAHLRAHLSETCEITTLPARALLALQGPKAEAALAKFCADVTRLKFMDVAELGLNGLPCIVSRSGYTGEDGFEISVPADGAEAFAQALLGNPDVLPIGLGARDSLRLEAGLCLYGHDIDTTTTPVEGGLSWSIQKSRRSGGARPGGFLGSDAILAQLDGGTVHTRVGLRPEGRAPVREGAALYDSADATEAIGKVTSGGFGPSLNAPVAMGYLPTAQAARDTLVFAEVRGQRLPLRVASMPFVPNTYKR
- the gcvH gene encoding glycine cleavage system protein GcvH, which produces MTTLYTSDHEWLKIEGDVATIGITDYAQEQLGDVVFVELPKVGRSVKKAEAAAVVESVKAASDVYAPITGEVLEVNETLGTEPGLVNSDAGGAAWFFKLKIADKSELDGLMDEAAYKAHTA
- the gcvP gene encoding aminomethyl-transferring glycine dehydrogenase, giving the protein MPNRRPIDAANDFVRRHIGPSPQDIATMLTTVGAGSLDQLMAETLPYAIRIKEPLSLGAPLSETDALAHMTELAAKNQVFTSLIGQGYSGTILPTVIQRNILENPAWYTAYTPYQPEISQGRLEALFNFQTMICDLTGLDVANASLLDEATAAAEAMALVERAAAKKTKAFFVDRDTHPQTLAVLRTRAEPLGWSIIVGDPETELEAADVFGALLQYPGSSGALRDPRAAIATLHAKGALAVVAADLLALTLIASPGELGADIAIGSAQRFGVPMGYGGPHAGYMAARDSLKRSLPGRIVGLSIDSHGQPAYRLALQTREQHIRREKATSNICTAQVLLAVIASMYAVYHGPDGLKAIARRVHRRTATLAAGLKRLGFAPVNETYFDTLTIEVGDKRNAIVARAEADKINLRIGANSLGIALDETTTQATVEALWRAFGGSLDYASVERDAADTLPAALTRSGDYLTQAVFKDYRSETELLRYMRKLSDRDLALDRAMIPLGSCTMKLNATTEMMPLTWPAFGSLHPFVPRAQAEGYHEMFARLEAWLAEITGYDAVSLQPNSGAQGEYAGLLAIRGYHQARGEPHRKICLIPSSAHGTNPASAAMTGMDVVVVACNSHGDVDVDDLRAKAEKHSAELAAVMITYPSTHGVFEEHIRDICDIVHAHGGQVYLDGANLNAQVGLARPGDYGADVSHLNLHKTFCIPHGGGGPGMGPIGVKAHLAPFLPGHPAEGEPLNGVLHGGGTVSAAPYGSASILTISYIYILMMGGEGLKRATEIAILNANYIAAKLQPHFPVLYRNLRGRVAHECIVDPRALKTTTGVTVDDIAKRLIDYGFHAPTMSFPVPGTLMIEPTESESKAEIDRFCEAMIAIRHEIAQIEDGRFKVEASPLRFAPHTVHDVTSAEWTRPYPRTEGCFPAPNSRTDKYWCPVGRVDNVYGDRNLVCACPPIEDYALAADYARAAE